A genomic window from Flavobacterium azooxidireducens includes:
- a CDS encoding abortive infection system antitoxin AbiGi family protein, which yields MSLSSNCIIHFTKTSDALKGILQDNFKVKYCLENIKLITELNYAAPMVSFCDIPLSQIKDHIGKYGAYGIGLTKEWAQKNKLNPVVYLQSDSFLSKSIDESYRAIALTEGFDWDSATDTQKHLLNVLRYVKNYEADLSRGGEVIKDYRFSDEREWRFTPEYHDCKEIAINPTFYKSEEDKQKINDAIVHLRLEFEPNDIKYIIIERESEISEFVEILKKSKGNKYTYNDVERLMTRIITSEQIKTDL from the coding sequence TTTACAAAAACAAGTGATGCTTTAAAAGGAATTTTACAAGATAACTTTAAAGTAAAATACTGTTTAGAAAATATAAAACTAATAACAGAATTAAATTATGCTGCTCCGATGGTTAGTTTTTGTGACATACCTTTGTCGCAAATTAAAGACCATATTGGTAAATACGGTGCTTATGGCATTGGATTAACAAAAGAATGGGCACAGAAAAATAAACTCAATCCCGTAGTTTATTTACAGTCTGATTCTTTTTTAAGTAAAAGTATTGACGAAAGTTATCGAGCTATTGCTTTAACTGAAGGATTTGATTGGGATAGTGCTACAGACACTCAAAAACATCTGTTAAATGTATTGAGATATGTCAAAAATTACGAGGCTGATTTATCAAGGGGAGGCGAGGTTATTAAAGACTATAGATTTTCTGATGAAAGAGAATGGAGATTTACACCAGAATATCATGATTGTAAAGAAATAGCTATAAATCCTACATTTTATAAAAGTGAAGAAGACAAACAAAAAATTAATGATGCTATTGTTCACCTTAGGCTTGAATTTGAACCAAACGATATCAAATACATAATTATTGAAAGAGAATCTGAAATTTCAGAATTTGTAGAGATTCTGAAGAAATCGAAAGGAAATAAATATACCTATAATGATGTTGAGCGATTAATGACTAGAATTATTACATCCGAACAAATAAAAACCGACTTATAA